DNA from Rhodopirellula bahusiensis:
CGGAACAATTTCGCCAGCGATACGTCGCGATCCGTGAAATGATCGGACGCGTGATCGTGGGTCACGATGACATCGTCAGCGGAGTTTTGACGTCGATGCTTTGCGGCGGTCACTGCTTGCTCGAAGGCGTTCCGGGACTCGGCAAAACCATGCTGGTCCGGACCTTGGCTGAGGTGCTGGACCTGCAGTTCAATCGAATTCAGTTCACGCCCGACCTCATGCCCGCCGACATCCTGGGCACCAACATGGTCGTGGAAGACGAATCCGGCCGGCGCAAATTTGAGTTTCAAAAGGGCCCGGTCTTCACCCAAATTCTGCTCGCCGACGAAATCAACCGAGCAACCCCGAAGACACAGTCGGCGATGTTGGAAACGATGCAAGAAGGCACCGTGACCGCGGGCGGCCATCGCTACACGCTCGACCAACCGTTTTTTGTCTTGGCCACACAAAACCCGATTGAGCAAGAAGGCACCTACCCGTTGCCGGAAGCTCAGATGGACCGGTTCCTGTTCAAGCTGGTGGTTGGCTACAGCAACCGAGACGAACTGGCGACGATCGTCGACCGAACCACGCGAGGCGAGCGTCCAGAGATCGAAAAGGTCATGGACGGCGAAGAAATCCAGCGTTGGCAGAAATTGGTTCGCGAAGTCATTTTGGCCCCGCACGTCCAGGATTACCTGGTGCGTCTGACCATGGCGACTCACCCCGACGGCCCATACAGCGTGCCGATCACCAACGAATACGTTCGCTGGGGCAGCAGCCCGCGTGGTGCCCAAACCCTTGCTTTGACCGCGAAAGTGCAGGCTTTGTTGGACGGTCGCTTCAATGTTTCCTTCGAAGACATCCGCCGTATGTTCTTGCCGGCGATGCGTCACCGCGTGCTGCTGAACTTCGAAGCCCAAGCCGAGGGCATCGACACCGACCACGTTTTGCTGGAGATTCTAGAGAAGGTTCCAGAGAAGGGCGATTGATCGGCACTCGCATCCGCCCCACAATCTCGCCCCCTCTTTTCAGTTCCATTCTCCAGCTCCCGCATTCTGCCTGATGGCTTCGCCCTCCACGACTAAATTTTCTGGCGTTCTTTTGCGAACGTTGCACAACACGCTGCAACAACGCACCGATTTGGAAGGCCAACTGCGTCGCGGCCCGCTTCAAATCAAAGCCGTTCAGTCGATGGTCGACGAGGCTCAAGCGAATGTGGATGCGGCGGCGGAAACGCTGAAGAAGACCCGCATGACAGCGGACGAAAAGCAACTGCAATTGCAGACCCGCGAAGCTCATGTGAAGAACCTGCAGGGCAAGCTGAACACAGCCGCCTCAAACAAAGAGTTCTCGCTGCTGAAGGACCAAATCGCCGCGGACGAACAAGCCAACAGTGTTCAAAGCGACGAAATCCTGGAAGTGCTGGAACGAATCGACACTTGCGAAGTGGAGCTCGGCCGAGCCCAAAAGAAACTCGAGCAAGCCCAGGATGACCAAACCAAACGAGTGAATGAGATCGAAGCTCGGCTCGATCAAGTTCGCCAGGATCTTGCTCGCATCAACGAGCAGTTGGCGACTCACGAAGCCGACATCCCCGCCGCCGTGA
Protein-coding regions in this window:
- a CDS encoding zinc ribbon domain-containing protein — its product is MASPSTTKFSGVLLRTLHNTLQQRTDLEGQLRRGPLQIKAVQSMVDEAQANVDAAAETLKKTRMTADEKQLQLQTREAHVKNLQGKLNTAASNKEFSLLKDQIAADEQANSVQSDEILEVLERIDTCEVELGRAQKKLEQAQDDQTKRVNEIEARLDQVRQDLARINEQLATHEADIPAAVKADYRRLVDARGDEAMAAIEQDSCGGCYQTLTTQVLNQVMLSTLTHCPNCNAFLYQA
- a CDS encoding AAA family ATPase; the protein is MSTTVDAMRADAEQFRQRYVAIREMIGRVIVGHDDIVSGVLTSMLCGGHCLLEGVPGLGKTMLVRTLAEVLDLQFNRIQFTPDLMPADILGTNMVVEDESGRRKFEFQKGPVFTQILLADEINRATPKTQSAMLETMQEGTVTAGGHRYTLDQPFFVLATQNPIEQEGTYPLPEAQMDRFLFKLVVGYSNRDELATIVDRTTRGERPEIEKVMDGEEIQRWQKLVREVILAPHVQDYLVRLTMATHPDGPYSVPITNEYVRWGSSPRGAQTLALTAKVQALLDGRFNVSFEDIRRMFLPAMRHRVLLNFEAQAEGIDTDHVLLEILEKVPEKGD